The Elgaria multicarinata webbii isolate HBS135686 ecotype San Diego chromosome 4, rElgMul1.1.pri, whole genome shotgun sequence genome contains a region encoding:
- the LRRC73 gene encoding leucine-rich repeat-containing protein 73, translating into MLPGSIQISGETLSSAEIRDICESLRENSIKLLSLRGCHLSDRDFGRICRGVAESHSLAQLNLNLGIVANINRVKQLAEALKTNRSVQSLFLHGSPLADAGLALLNPALSIHPSLVALDLGDCMLGDEGINLICGLLPPDGAKSGLKELTLSANPGITAKGWGRLAIAVAHSSQVRVLNLDYNPLGDQIAGMLAVSVASSRTLEVLDLEGTGLTNQSALILLDMVENYPTALRTLILAENNISPELQQQISDLLSEGEEEEEIETRGVMAREKNSWICQSNSSSQMVLVTSGLGESLLAETEM; encoded by the exons ATGTTGCCAGGATCTATCCAGATCTCTGGGGAGACCTTATCAAGTGCCGAGATTCGGGATATCTGTGAGAGCCTGCGGGAGAACTCCATCAAACTGCTTTCACTCCGGGGCTGTCACCTTTCCGACCGAGATTTCGGTCGTATCTGCAGGGGCGTAGCAGAGTCTCACTCCTTGGCTCAACTTAATCTTAACTTGGGGATTGTCGCCAATATCAATCGGGTCAAGCAATTGGCTGAAGCCCTGAAGACCAACCGCTCTGTCCAGTCTTTGTT CCTCCATGGAAGTCCCCTGGCAGATGCTGGCCTGGCTCTTCTCAACCCAGcactctccatccatccatccctagtggcCTTGGATTTAGGGGATTGTATGCTGGGTGATGAAGGAATCAACTTGATCTGTGGGCTTCTCCCTCCTGATGGGGCCAAGTCAG GTTTGAAGGAGCTGACTCTCAGCGCTAACCCTGGCATCACAGCCAAAGGATGGGGACGCTTGGCTATTGCGGTGGCTCACAGTTCCCAGGTGCGAGTGTTGAACTTGGACTACAACCCTCTGG GTGACCAGATagcaggaatgctggcagtttcTGTGGCATCCAGCCGCACCTTAGAAGTTTTGGACTTGGAAGGAACAGGACTTACCAACCAGTCAGCCTTG ATCCTGCTGGACATGGTGGAAAACTACCCAACAGCTTTACGGACACTGATTCTGGCAGAGAACAACATCAGCCCTGAACTCCAGCAGCAGATCTCTGACCTTCTTTCTGAgggtgaggaagaagaggagattgagacTCGTGGAGTTATGGCCAGAGAGAAGAACTCCTGGATCTGCCAGAGCA aTTCTAGTTCCCAGATGGTCTTGGTAACATCAGGCCTTGGAGAAAGTCTATTAGCAGAAACAGAGATGTAA